The sequence TGACGTGACCTACAAGATCGGCAATCAGCAGGGCAAGATCCGCATGGATCACGATCCGGGCACGCAAATCCCGTTGGATAAAAACGGCCAGCTGGTGCTGAACAGAGCCTGATCGCCACATTCGAATTAAGCCCGCGGGCAGTGTTAGTTCTGATCGTTTAACCCGGTTAAGCGAGCGGCGTTAACATTGACGCGGGTTTCTGTTTTCTGCCCGCCCAACAATTTGCGATCGTTCTAATGTCTGCGTGCGATATCACTGGGCAAAACTTCAAAAAAGCCCCCGCGTTTGTTATATTATTGTGCAATTAAGCGGTGTTATCGGCGCCAATCGCCACACCGGCCAAACCTGAGTATTTCGTCTCGCAGAGATAACGACATGTTAGATTTTCGCTTTCCGACAGCGTTGCAAATGGTCCTTAGCGTCGCCGTAGCTGAGAAGCAGGGCATGCGTTCGACGAGCGCCACCCTTGCCGCCGCTCTGGAAGCCAACCCCAGCTTTATCCGCAAACTGATGGTGCCGCTGACCAAAGACGGCATCATCGTTTCCACCCTGGGCCGCAACGGCTCTATCCACCTCGGCCGCCCGGCGGAAGAGATCACCCTGCGGGACATCTATCTGGCGGTGATCGACGACAAGCGCATCTGGGCTTCCCGTCCTGAAGTGCCGGCCCGTTGCCTGGTGAGCGCCAACGCCTGCTGGTATTTCAAATCGGTGGTGAACGAAGCCGAACAGGCTTCGCTTGCGGTGCTGGCGCGCCATACCGTGGCCGATTCGCTGGCCGAACTGGAGCGGGGCGACAAGCGTGCCTGCGCGGAGTACGCCGCCGCGCAAGAGGCTGAAACCGCCGACAAATAATCGCGGTTCGCATGCATAAAAAAAGGTCGGGCAATGCCCGACCTTTTTGCATTTTAACGCTGCGTTCAGACGGTCTGCGGCTGCGCTTTGCGCGCCACCAGGCGCCGCAGCGTGACGTAGAACACCGGCGTCAGGAACAGCCCGAACAGGGTGACCCCCAACATGCCGGAGAACACCGTGATGCCGGTGACGCCGCGCACCTCGGCGCCGGCGCCGTGGCCGAGGATCAGCGGGATGGTGCCGGCGATGAAGGCGATGGAGGTCATCACGATCGGCCGCAACCGCAGGCGACAGGCCTCCAGCGCCGCCTCGACGATGCCTTTGCCCTGCATTTCCAGCTCACGGGCGAACTCGACGATCAGAATGGCGTTCTTGCAGGCCAGCCCCATCAGAACGACCAGCCCGACCTGCACGAACACGTTGTTGTCGCCGCCGGTAAGCCACACGCCGAACAGCGCCGACAGCATGGTCATCGGCACGATCAGGATCACCGCCAGCGGCAGCGTCCAGCTTTCGTACAGCGCCGCCAGCGCGAGGAACGCCAGCAGCACCGCCACCGGGAACACCACCAGCGCGGCGTTGCCCTGGGTCGATTGTTGGTAGCTCAGATCGGTCCACTGGATGTTCATGCCGTTCGGCAACAGTTTGCCGGCCATCTGCGTCAGCGCGCCCATCGCCTGGGTAGAGGAAAGCACGCGCGGATCGGCGTCGCCGATCAGATCCGCCGCCGGGAAGCCGTTATAGCGGATCACCGGATCCGGGCCGTAGGTGGTGCCGATGTTGACCATGCTGCCGATCGGCACCATTTCACCCTTGTCGTTGCGGGTGCGCAGGTTGGCGATGTCTTCCACGCTGTCGCGGAACTGGCCGTCTGCCTGCGCCATCACTTTCCAGGTGCGGCCATAGCGGTTGAAGTCGTTGATGTAAGACGAACCGAGGTAGGTCTGCAGCGTGCTGAACAGCGCATTGAGCGGCACCCCCTGCGCCTTGGCCTTGTCGCGATCGATTTTGGCGTCCAGCTGCGGCACGTTGGCCTGATACGAGGAGATCGGGAACCCCATCCCCGGCGTTTGCATAATGGCACCGGACATGGTGTTGATCGCCGTTTGCAACGCGCCGTAGCCCAGCCCGGCGCGATCCTGCACGTACAGCGAATAGCCGGAGCCCTGGCCGATGCCGAGGATCGGCGGCGGCATGATTGAGAAGGCGAAGCCTTCCTGGATCTGTGAAATGCGCGCGTTGATCTCGGCGTTGATCTGCGCCGCGGTACGGGTACGGGTGCTCAACGACTCCAGCGCGAAGAACACCGTGCCGGTATTCGGCGTATTGGTGAACTGCAGCGCGTTCAGGCCGGGGAAAGCCACCGCATCGGTGACGCCGTCCACGCTCAGGCCGATGGCGCTCATCTTGCGGATCACCGCATCGGTGCGTTCCAGCGAGGCGCCTTCCGGCATTTTCACGCCGCCGATCAGGTACAGCTTGTCCTGCGTCGGGATAAAGCCGCCGGGCACGGTCTTGAACATCACCCCGGCGGCGGCCAGCAGCAGCAGGTAGACGACGAACACCGCGCCGCGCCGGCCCAGCACGCGGGAGACGCCGCGCTGGTAGCGTTGCGAACTGCTGGCGAAGAAGCGGTTGAACGGCCGGAACAGCCAGCCGAACAGCCGGTCGATCAGGCGCGACGGCAGGTCTTTCGGCGCGCCGTGCGGTTTGAGCAAGCGTGCCGCCAGCGCCGGCGACAGGGTCAGCGAGTTGATGGCGGAGATCACCGTCGATATGGCGATGGTGACGGCGAACTGCTTATAGAACTGCCCGGTAACGCCGGAGAGGAACGCCATCGGCACGAACACCGCACACAGCACCACGGCGATGGCGATGATCGGGCCGGAGACCTCGCGCATCGCCTGGTGCGCCGCCGCCAGCGGCGACAGCCCCTCTTCGATATTACGCTCGACGTTTTCCACCACCACGATGGCGTCATCCACCACGATGCCGATCGCCAGCACCAGCCCGAACAGGCTGAGGGTATTGAGCGAGAAGCCCAGCAGATACAGCGCGGCGAAGGTGCCGACCACGGAGATCGGGACCGCCAGCAGCGGAATGATCGAGGCGCGCCAGGTCTGCAGGAACAGTATGACTACCAGCACCACCAGGATCACCGCTTCCAGCAGCGTATCCACCACCGCGCGGATCGAATCGCGCACGAACACCGTCGGATCGTAAGGCGATTTCCAGCTCATGCCGTCCGGGAAGCGGGTCGCCAGCTCGGCCATCTTGCCGCGCACCGCGTCCGACAGCTCGATGGCGTTGGCGCCCGGCGACTGGAAGATACCGATACCGACCGCATCCTTGTTATTGAGCTGGGCGCGCAGCGCGTAGCTGCCGGAGCCCATTTCGATGCGCGCTACGTCGCGCAGCCGCACGATCTCGCCGTTTTCGCCGCTCTTGAGGATGATGTTGCCGAACTCTTCTTCGGTTTGCAGGCGGCCCTGGGCATTGATCGACAGCAGATAGTCGCTGCGCGTCGGCATCGGCTCCGCGCCGAGCTGGCCGGCGGAGACCTGCACGTTTTGCTCCTGCATGGCGCTCACTACGTCGGAGGCGGTCAGGCCACGCGCGGCGACCTTGTTCGGATCGAGCCAGATGCGCATCGCATACTCACCGGCGCCGAAGATCTGCACCTGGCCGACGCCCGGCAGGCGAGCCAGCTCATCCTTGACTTTCAGGGTGGCGTAGTTGCGCAGGTACAGCGAATCGTACTTGCCGGAAGGCGAGACCAGATGCACCACCAGCGTCAGCGCCGGGGACTGTTTCTGGGTGGTGATGCCCTGGCGGCGCACGTCTTCCGGCAGGCGCGCTTCGGCCTGCGCCACGCGGTTTTGCACCTGCACCTGGGCCTGATCGGGATCGGTGCCGGGGCGGAAGGTGACGGTGGTCACCAGCACGCCGTCGGAACCGGCGACCGATTTCATGTACATCATGTTTTCGACGCCGTTGATCGCTTCTTCCAGCGGCGTGGCCACCGTTTCAGCGATCTCTTTCGGGTTGGCGCCCGGGTATTCTGCGCGCACCTGCACGCTGGGCGGCACCACGTCCGGGTACTCGCTGATCGGCAGCAGCGGGATGGCTATCACCCCGGCGACAAAAATCAGTATCGACAGCACCGCGGCAAAGATCGGCCGGTCGATGAAAAAGCGGGAAAAGTCCATGGGTCAGAAGTCTCTGCTGGGAGCTTAGTTAAGTGCGGAGGCGATAGGGTTCATGGCGACGGTTTTCGCGTCGACCGGCATGCCCGGCATAAACACTTTCTGCATGCCGTCGACGATCACCCGATCGCCGTTTGCCAACCCTTTCTGCACGATGCGCAATCCTTCGGCCATACGGCCCACGTCGATGTCGCGGCGCTGCGCCTTGCCGTCTTTATCGACGATGTAAACGAACTTGCGGTTCTGGTCGGTCATCACCGCTTTATCGTCGATCAGCATGGCGTTGAACTCGGCGCTGCCGGGCATCTGTACCCGGGCGAACAGCCCCGGCGTGAAGCGGCGCTCGCGGTTGTCGAGCAGGGCGCGCATGCGGATGGTGCCGGTCCCGGCGTTCAGCTGGTTATCGGTGAAATCCACCAGCCCCTGATGCGGGGTGCCGTCTTCGCCTACCAGGCCGACCTTCACCGGCAGGCGCGCGTCGTGGCGGCCCTGCTGCTGATAGCGTAGGAAGGTGGCTTCATCCACATCGAAATAGACGTAGACCTTGTCGAGCGACACCAGCGTCGTCAGCACGCTGGCGCTGTCGCCGGCGGTGACCAGGTTGCCGGCGGTGATCATCGCGCGGCTGGCGCGCCCGTCAATCGGCGCGGTAACGCGGGTAAAGTCGAGGTTCAGCTGCGCCATATCGAGCTGGGCCTGCGCCGCCAGCACGTTGCTTTGCGCCTGCGCGGCGGATGACCGGCGCTGTTCCCAGACTTCCTGAGAGATGGCCTGAGTGCCGATCAGTTTCTCGGTGCGCGAGGATTCGCTGCGCGCCAGGGCGGCCTGGTTGCGAGCCCGCACCAGCTCGGCCTGCGCCTGTTCGCGCGCGGCACGGTAGGTACGATCGTCGATGGTGAACAGCACCTGGCCTTTTTTCACCTCGTCGCCTTCGGTGTAGTTGACCCGTTCGATGTAGCCGGAGACCCGTGGGCGCAGCTGCACGCTCTGCACCGCTTCGACCCGGCCGTTGAAGGCATCCCACTGGCTGATCGGTTTGACCACCACGCTGGCGGCGCTGACCACCGGCGGCGGTGGCGGGGCGTTGTGCGCGACGCTGTTGTCGCACCCGGCGAGCAGGGCGGCCAGCAGCGCCACCCCGGAGAGCCGCTGGCCCAGAGCGACGGCGCGTGTGCGGCCGCCGGCGTTGAACGATGAGTTTGGTTGATTTGCCATTATTTTTATTCCGATGAGTAAGTGCGGTCAGGCCCCATACCCGGCCCTGTTCTCCGGGATTCGCCCCGCGCCGGCGTGCGGTGAGGGGGCGGCTGCGCCATGCAGCGGCGCAACGTTAGGTTTTGAAACACATTGGTGTCACATTAATGTATCAATATCGGTTACATTAATTGGGTGGAGTATAGTGGCGGCTTTCTGGTAAATGCAATAATAAAAATTGCATTTAAAGCGAAACTGTTGCAACGTATGTGCATCGGGCAGAGGGGAACCCTGCCAAATGATGGGAGCATCAGCATGAACACTACGGGCTTTATTACCGATTTGAAGGCGTGGATCGACAACAATCTGGAAGAGAAACTGGATATCAACACCGTGGCGGATCGCGCGGGCTATTCCAAATGGCACCTGCAGCGCATGTTCAAACGCCAGACCGGCTACGCGCTGGGGGAGTATATCCGCATGCAAAAACTGAAAGTCTCGGCGGAGCGCCTGGCCAACAGCGGCGAGCCTATCGTCAGCGTGGCGATTTCGCTCGGCTTCGACTCACAGCAGTCGTTCAACCGCAGCTTCAAGCGCCAGTTTGGCCAAACGCCGGGCGACTGGCGCCGCGCGTTGGCGCAGCCGGCGTCTATGGGGCGCACGCACCACTGAGCGGTTGGGCAGTGGGGATAAAAAAGCCTGAATTTGCGTTCGGGCTTTTTTGTCTATGTGGAAGGAGGGATAGATTCGCTGCGCTCACCCTGCGGGCCGCCGTTGGCGGTCCAAAACGCAGGCGTTTTGTCGAACCCTGTCGAGGATTCTCACCCTC comes from Serratia sarumanii and encodes:
- the sdeB gene encoding multidrug efflux RND transporter permease subunit SdeB, which translates into the protein MDFSRFFIDRPIFAAVLSILIFVAGVIAIPLLPISEYPDVVPPSVQVRAEYPGANPKEIAETVATPLEEAINGVENMMYMKSVAGSDGVLVTTVTFRPGTDPDQAQVQVQNRVAQAEARLPEDVRRQGITTQKQSPALTLVVHLVSPSGKYDSLYLRNYATLKVKDELARLPGVGQVQIFGAGEYAMRIWLDPNKVAARGLTASDVVSAMQEQNVQVSAGQLGAEPMPTRSDYLLSINAQGRLQTEEEFGNIILKSGENGEIVRLRDVARIEMGSGSYALRAQLNNKDAVGIGIFQSPGANAIELSDAVRGKMAELATRFPDGMSWKSPYDPTVFVRDSIRAVVDTLLEAVILVVLVVILFLQTWRASIIPLLAVPISVVGTFAALYLLGFSLNTLSLFGLVLAIGIVVDDAIVVVENVERNIEEGLSPLAAAHQAMREVSGPIIAIAVVLCAVFVPMAFLSGVTGQFYKQFAVTIAISTVISAINSLTLSPALAARLLKPHGAPKDLPSRLIDRLFGWLFRPFNRFFASSSQRYQRGVSRVLGRRGAVFVVYLLLLAAAGVMFKTVPGGFIPTQDKLYLIGGVKMPEGASLERTDAVIRKMSAIGLSVDGVTDAVAFPGLNALQFTNTPNTGTVFFALESLSTRTRTAAQINAEINARISQIQEGFAFSIMPPPILGIGQGSGYSLYVQDRAGLGYGALQTAINTMSGAIMQTPGMGFPISSYQANVPQLDAKIDRDKAKAQGVPLNALFSTLQTYLGSSYINDFNRYGRTWKVMAQADGQFRDSVEDIANLRTRNDKGEMVPIGSMVNIGTTYGPDPVIRYNGFPAADLIGDADPRVLSSTQAMGALTQMAGKLLPNGMNIQWTDLSYQQSTQGNAALVVFPVAVLLAFLALAALYESWTLPLAVILIVPMTMLSALFGVWLTGGDNNVFVQVGLVVLMGLACKNAILIVEFARELEMQGKGIVEAALEACRLRLRPIVMTSIAFIAGTIPLILGHGAGAEVRGVTGITVFSGMLGVTLFGLFLTPVFYVTLRRLVARKAQPQTV
- a CDS encoding RrF2 family transcriptional regulator is translated as MLDFRFPTALQMVLSVAVAEKQGMRSTSATLAAALEANPSFIRKLMVPLTKDGIIVSTLGRNGSIHLGRPAEEITLRDIYLAVIDDKRIWASRPEVPARCLVSANACWYFKSVVNEAEQASLAVLARHTVADSLAELERGDKRACAEYAAAQEAETADK
- a CDS encoding helix-turn-helix domain-containing protein, with the translated sequence MNTTGFITDLKAWIDNNLEEKLDINTVADRAGYSKWHLQRMFKRQTGYALGEYIRMQKLKVSAERLANSGEPIVSVAISLGFDSQQSFNRSFKRQFGQTPGDWRRALAQPASMGRTHH
- the sdeA gene encoding multidrug efflux RND transporter periplasmic adaptor subunit SdeA; amino-acid sequence: MANQPNSSFNAGGRTRAVALGQRLSGVALLAALLAGCDNSVAHNAPPPPPVVSAASVVVKPISQWDAFNGRVEAVQSVQLRPRVSGYIERVNYTEGDEVKKGQVLFTIDDRTYRAAREQAQAELVRARNQAALARSESSRTEKLIGTQAISQEVWEQRRSSAAQAQSNVLAAQAQLDMAQLNLDFTRVTAPIDGRASRAMITAGNLVTAGDSASVLTTLVSLDKVYVYFDVDEATFLRYQQQGRHDARLPVKVGLVGEDGTPHQGLVDFTDNQLNAGTGTIRMRALLDNRERRFTPGLFARVQMPGSAEFNAMLIDDKAVMTDQNRKFVYIVDKDGKAQRRDIDVGRMAEGLRIVQKGLANGDRVIVDGMQKVFMPGMPVDAKTVAMNPIASALN